One genomic window of Paramormyrops kingsleyae isolate MSU_618 chromosome 22, PKINGS_0.4, whole genome shotgun sequence includes the following:
- the cog1 gene encoding conserved oligomeric Golgi complex subunit 1 isoform X1, whose protein sequence is MAVVPAAQSLRVSEIRDPAALFERYNTEEIRAIERKVRGEIEQKKEELRQMVGERYRDLIDAADTIGEMRQCSESVVLSIQDMYRYCSKLKQGKSHAAADSKPEMTQRQSQEKFFCMAAQIKLLLEIPEHIWSSMESSQYLRATQLYLLCCHLHGHLHLEAGGPHYSPVLARFPILVRQVAAAGHFRSTILLESKSLLRGRAVSDQAIADALASTMLLEGSSPRQVLADFLLARKASIQQLLNQPQHGAGIKTQVCSLVELLVTTLYQAYAVFYLPPEGSPQDPCLSCGLLFSTLEGATSSKPAGGRNRVLQEDMAPGGWFRYLPPSVTEFQPALRSLAQPIQREQLRDSLQQWIDTCKEDIRQAVGSLLVYVKSLKALASIRDAVWDLLASDSVSQNWAAVCQRLLGRPLAFWEDFLQQLFLQRLQALTQEALDGISASCRQLLSTSLQELGMGAVPGDSSRVALFEGDVASFLWSESPGDLPNDAAWVSASVRGAPAPGHPGGLAMKTRAVTPRVQAFCASMDARLRVQLDDLQHYLPLESDGAPPPSAGLGRFADAGVVEETLRLRCLHCMREVLALIRSELDSTRGRGGLPAAPPVLFMARLGQSMAELCPNLQRCILGNEGAAGGGGSSAGRAPPRQGKKLGKAGSKVADVSPAQTAWAGLKEELLSCSMEAYRVWSSALSKVLVQRFASQLHAESPGSILESSTTWEELEIQEEAESGSSVTSKIRLPVQPSWHVQSLLFHLCLEVNRVGGHALPPVTLQELQRGCLDQVLSEYEKLVKEAQNKDSASSVTQNRALQLLFDLRHLSATLGTRPDDGKVARPTQDPRIQDVCDSLESFIDPFDLDVFTVPLNSNLARLVQRSSVLLGLLSGPERPFTPRTGSSGAQEPSNILPLASSQFRFGLLPLSMTTSRKAKSITRGADVTRPLATPTTAPSAEESFRPGNLFRQLANQEEESATPSLFKLSWLSGMAK, encoded by the exons ATGGCGGTGGTACCAGCAGCGCAGTCCCTCCGGGTGTCTGAAATCCGGGACCCGGCCGCCTTGTTCGAGCGCTACAACACGGAGGAGATCCGAGCCATAGAGCGCAAAGTCCGTGGGGAGATCGAGCAGAAGAAAGAAGAGCTGCGGCAGATGGTGGGCGAGCGGTACCGGGACCTGATCGACGCCGCGGACACCATCGGCGAGATGCGCCAGTGCTCGGAGAGCGTGGTCCTGTCCATCCAGGACATGTACCGCTACTGCAGTAAGCTCAAGCAGGGGAAGAGCCACGCTGCGGCCGACAGCAAGCCGGAG ATGACCCAGCGGCAGTCACAGGAGAAGTTCTTCTGCATGGCGGCGCAGATCAAGCTGCTGCTGGAAATCCCAGAGCACATCTGGAGCTCCATGGAGTCGTCGCAGTACCTGCGGGCCACGCAGCTCTACCTGCTCTGCTGCCACCTGCACGGGCATCTCCACCTGGAGGCCGGAGGGCCACATTACAGTCCCGTGCTCGCCCGCTTCCCCATCCTCGTGCGCCAGGTCGCTGCTGCCGGCCACTTCAG GTCTACCATCTTGCTGGAGAGTAAATCCCTGCTGCGTGGCCGGGCCGTGTCTGACCAGGCGATCGCCGACGCGCTGGCGTCCACCATGCTGCTGGAGGGCAGCTCGCCGCGGCAGGTGCTGGCTGATTTCCTCCTGGCCAGGAAGGCGTCCATACAGCAGCTTCTGAACCAGCCGCAGCACG GGGCGGGCATTAAGACCCAGGTGTGCTCTCTGGTGGAGCTCCTGGTCACCACGCTGTACCAGGCGTACGCCGTCTTCTACCTGCCGCCCGAGGGGTCGCCACAGGATCCGTGTCTGAGCTGCGGCCTGCTGTTTTCCACCCTAGAGGGCGCCACCTCCTCCAAGCCGGCAG GTGGTAGGAACAGGGTACTGCAGGAGGACATGGCCCCGGGGGGTTGGTTCCGGTATCTTCCACCCTCTGTTACGGAGTTCCAGCCTGCCCTGCGCTCACTGGCCCAGCCGATCCAAAGGGAACAGCTCCGCGATTCGCTACAGCAGTGGATCGACAC GTGTAAGGAGGACATCCGCCAGGCCGTTGGCAGCCTGCTGGTCTACGTGAAGAGCCTGAAGGCGCTGGCGTCCATCCGCGACGCCGTCTGGGACCTGCTGGCCAGCGACTCCGTCAGCCAGAACTGGGCCGCCGTCTGTCAGAGGCTGCTGGGGCGCCCCCTAGCCTTCTGGGAGGACTTCCTGCAGCAGCTCTTCCTCCAGAGACTCCAG GCACTCACGCAGGAGGCCTTGGATGGGATCTCCGCCAGCTGTAGGCAGCTCCTGTCTACGTCACTGCAGGAGCTGGGGATGGGTGCAGTTCCTGGAGATTCCAGCAGGGTGGCGCTGTTCGAGGGCGACGTCGCCTCCTTCCTGTGGTCAGAGTCGCCGGGCGACCTGCCGAACGACGCAGCGTGGGTAAGCGCCTCTGTGCGGGGGGCGCCGGCCCCGGGGCACCCTGGCGGACTGGCCATGAAGACGCGCGCCGTGACCCCCCGCGTTCAGGCCTTCTGTGCCAGCATGGATGCTCGCCTGCGGGTCCAGCTGGACGACCTGCAGCACTACCTCCCCTTGGAGTCCGACGGGGCCCCGCCCCCCTCGGCTGGGCTGGGACGCTTCGCTGACGCTGGGGTGGTCGAGGAGACCCTGAGGCTTCGCTGCCTGCACTGCATGCGTGAGGTTCTGGCGCTGATCCGCTCCGAACTGGACAGCACGCGGGGGCGCGGTGGGCTGCCGGCCGCCCCGCCCGTCCTCTTCATGGCCAGGCTGGGCCAGTCCATGGCCGAACTCTGCCCTAATCTGCagaggtgcattctgggaaatgagGGAGCCGCAGGCGGCGGGGGGAGCTCTGCAGGCAGGGCCCCCCCCCGGCAGGGCAAGAAGCTGGGCAAGGCCGGCTCCAAGGTGGCAGACGTGAGTCCCGCCCAGACGGCGTGGGCCGGCCTGAAGGAGGAGCTCCTGTCCTGTAGTATGGAAGCCTACCGGGTCTGGAGCTCCGCCCTCTCCAAG GTGCTGGTGCAGCGATTCGCCTCCCAGCTGCACGCCGAGTCTCCCGGCTCCATCCTGGAGAGCAGCACGACCTGGGAGGAGCTGGAGATCCAGGAGGAGGCCGAGTCCGGGAGCAGCGTCACCTCCAAGATCCGGCTGCCTGTCCAG CCCTCCTGGCACGTCCAGTCCCTGCTCTTCCACCTGTGCCTGGAGGTAAACCGGGTGGGCGGCCACGCTCTGCCGCCGGTCACCTTGCAGGAGTTGCAGCGCGGCTGCTTGGATCAGGTGCTCAGCGAGTACGAGAAACTCGTCAAGGAGGCCCAGAACaag GACTCTGCCTCCTCCGTGACACAGAACCGGGCCCTGCAGCTGCTCTTCGACCTGCGGCACCTCAGCGCCACCCTCGGTACCCGGCCGGACGACGGCAAGGTGGCGCGCCCGACGCAGGACCCCAg GATCCAGGATGTGTGTGACTCCCTGGAGAGCTTCATCGACCCCTTTGACCTCGACGTGTTCACGGTGCCCCTGAACAGCAACCTGGCCCGGCTAGTTCAGAGGTCCTCG GTTCTGCTGGGTTTGCTTTCTGGACCAGAGCGGCCATTCACCCCCCGGACTGGGAGCAGCGGTGCCCAGGAGCCGTCCAACATCCTGCCCCTGGCGAGCAGCCAGTTTCG GTTTGGTCTGCTGCCTCTGAGTATGACGACGTCACGAAAAGCCAAGTCCATCACCCGGGGAGCAGATGTCACCCGGCCCCTG GCCACGCCCACCACTGCCCCGTCTGCAGAGGAAAGCTTCCGACCAGGAAACCTCTTCAGACAGCTGGCCAATCAGGAAGAGGAGTCTGCCACACCCTCCCTCTTCAAACTGAGCTGGCTCTCTGGCATGGCTAAGTGA
- the cog1 gene encoding conserved oligomeric Golgi complex subunit 1 isoform X3: MAVVPAAQSLRVSEIRDPAALFERYNTEEIRAIERKVRGEIEQKKEELRQMVGERYRDLIDAADTIGEMRQCSESVVLSIQDMYRYCSKLKQGKSHAAADSKPEMTQRQSQEKFFCMAAQIKLLLEIPEHIWSSMESSQYLRATQLYLLCCHLHGHLHLEAGGPHYSPVLARFPILVRQVAAAGHFRSTILLESKSLLRGRAVSDQAIADALASTMLLEGSSPRQVLADFLLARKASIQQLLNQPQHGAGIKTQVCSLVELLVTTLYQAYAVFYLPPEGSPQDPCLSCGLLFSTLEGATSSKPAGGRNRVLQEDMAPGGWFRYLPPSVTEFQPALRSLAQPIQREQLRDSLQQWIDTCKEDIRQAVGSLLVYVKSLKALASIRDAVWDLLASDSVSQNWAAVCQRLLGRPLAFWEDFLQQLFLQRLQALTQEALDGISASCRQLLSTSLQELGMGAVPGDSSRVALFEGDVASFLWSESPGDLPNDAAWVSASVRGAPAPGHPGGLAMKTRAVTPRVQAFCASMDARLRVQLDDLQHYLPLESDGAPPPSAGLGRFADAGVVEETLRLRCLHCMREVLALIRSELDSTRGRGGLPAAPPVLFMARLGQSMAELCPNLQRCILGNEGAAGGGGSSAGRAPPRQGKKLGKAGSKVADVSPAQTAWAGLKEELLSCSMEAYRVWSSALSKVLVQRFASQLHAESPGSILESSTTWEELEIQEEAESGSSVTSKIRLPVQPSWHVQSLLFHLCLEVNRVGGHALPPVTLQELQRGCLDQVLSEYEKLVKEAQNKDSASSVTQNRALQLLFDLRHLSATLGTRPDDGKVARPTQDPRIQDVCDSLESFIDPFDLDVFTVPLNSNLARLVQRSSVLLGLLSGPERPFTPRTGSSGAQEPSNILPLASSQFRFGLLPLSMTTSRKAKSITRGADVTRPLLL, translated from the exons ATGGCGGTGGTACCAGCAGCGCAGTCCCTCCGGGTGTCTGAAATCCGGGACCCGGCCGCCTTGTTCGAGCGCTACAACACGGAGGAGATCCGAGCCATAGAGCGCAAAGTCCGTGGGGAGATCGAGCAGAAGAAAGAAGAGCTGCGGCAGATGGTGGGCGAGCGGTACCGGGACCTGATCGACGCCGCGGACACCATCGGCGAGATGCGCCAGTGCTCGGAGAGCGTGGTCCTGTCCATCCAGGACATGTACCGCTACTGCAGTAAGCTCAAGCAGGGGAAGAGCCACGCTGCGGCCGACAGCAAGCCGGAG ATGACCCAGCGGCAGTCACAGGAGAAGTTCTTCTGCATGGCGGCGCAGATCAAGCTGCTGCTGGAAATCCCAGAGCACATCTGGAGCTCCATGGAGTCGTCGCAGTACCTGCGGGCCACGCAGCTCTACCTGCTCTGCTGCCACCTGCACGGGCATCTCCACCTGGAGGCCGGAGGGCCACATTACAGTCCCGTGCTCGCCCGCTTCCCCATCCTCGTGCGCCAGGTCGCTGCTGCCGGCCACTTCAG GTCTACCATCTTGCTGGAGAGTAAATCCCTGCTGCGTGGCCGGGCCGTGTCTGACCAGGCGATCGCCGACGCGCTGGCGTCCACCATGCTGCTGGAGGGCAGCTCGCCGCGGCAGGTGCTGGCTGATTTCCTCCTGGCCAGGAAGGCGTCCATACAGCAGCTTCTGAACCAGCCGCAGCACG GGGCGGGCATTAAGACCCAGGTGTGCTCTCTGGTGGAGCTCCTGGTCACCACGCTGTACCAGGCGTACGCCGTCTTCTACCTGCCGCCCGAGGGGTCGCCACAGGATCCGTGTCTGAGCTGCGGCCTGCTGTTTTCCACCCTAGAGGGCGCCACCTCCTCCAAGCCGGCAG GTGGTAGGAACAGGGTACTGCAGGAGGACATGGCCCCGGGGGGTTGGTTCCGGTATCTTCCACCCTCTGTTACGGAGTTCCAGCCTGCCCTGCGCTCACTGGCCCAGCCGATCCAAAGGGAACAGCTCCGCGATTCGCTACAGCAGTGGATCGACAC GTGTAAGGAGGACATCCGCCAGGCCGTTGGCAGCCTGCTGGTCTACGTGAAGAGCCTGAAGGCGCTGGCGTCCATCCGCGACGCCGTCTGGGACCTGCTGGCCAGCGACTCCGTCAGCCAGAACTGGGCCGCCGTCTGTCAGAGGCTGCTGGGGCGCCCCCTAGCCTTCTGGGAGGACTTCCTGCAGCAGCTCTTCCTCCAGAGACTCCAG GCACTCACGCAGGAGGCCTTGGATGGGATCTCCGCCAGCTGTAGGCAGCTCCTGTCTACGTCACTGCAGGAGCTGGGGATGGGTGCAGTTCCTGGAGATTCCAGCAGGGTGGCGCTGTTCGAGGGCGACGTCGCCTCCTTCCTGTGGTCAGAGTCGCCGGGCGACCTGCCGAACGACGCAGCGTGGGTAAGCGCCTCTGTGCGGGGGGCGCCGGCCCCGGGGCACCCTGGCGGACTGGCCATGAAGACGCGCGCCGTGACCCCCCGCGTTCAGGCCTTCTGTGCCAGCATGGATGCTCGCCTGCGGGTCCAGCTGGACGACCTGCAGCACTACCTCCCCTTGGAGTCCGACGGGGCCCCGCCCCCCTCGGCTGGGCTGGGACGCTTCGCTGACGCTGGGGTGGTCGAGGAGACCCTGAGGCTTCGCTGCCTGCACTGCATGCGTGAGGTTCTGGCGCTGATCCGCTCCGAACTGGACAGCACGCGGGGGCGCGGTGGGCTGCCGGCCGCCCCGCCCGTCCTCTTCATGGCCAGGCTGGGCCAGTCCATGGCCGAACTCTGCCCTAATCTGCagaggtgcattctgggaaatgagGGAGCCGCAGGCGGCGGGGGGAGCTCTGCAGGCAGGGCCCCCCCCCGGCAGGGCAAGAAGCTGGGCAAGGCCGGCTCCAAGGTGGCAGACGTGAGTCCCGCCCAGACGGCGTGGGCCGGCCTGAAGGAGGAGCTCCTGTCCTGTAGTATGGAAGCCTACCGGGTCTGGAGCTCCGCCCTCTCCAAG GTGCTGGTGCAGCGATTCGCCTCCCAGCTGCACGCCGAGTCTCCCGGCTCCATCCTGGAGAGCAGCACGACCTGGGAGGAGCTGGAGATCCAGGAGGAGGCCGAGTCCGGGAGCAGCGTCACCTCCAAGATCCGGCTGCCTGTCCAG CCCTCCTGGCACGTCCAGTCCCTGCTCTTCCACCTGTGCCTGGAGGTAAACCGGGTGGGCGGCCACGCTCTGCCGCCGGTCACCTTGCAGGAGTTGCAGCGCGGCTGCTTGGATCAGGTGCTCAGCGAGTACGAGAAACTCGTCAAGGAGGCCCAGAACaag GACTCTGCCTCCTCCGTGACACAGAACCGGGCCCTGCAGCTGCTCTTCGACCTGCGGCACCTCAGCGCCACCCTCGGTACCCGGCCGGACGACGGCAAGGTGGCGCGCCCGACGCAGGACCCCAg GATCCAGGATGTGTGTGACTCCCTGGAGAGCTTCATCGACCCCTTTGACCTCGACGTGTTCACGGTGCCCCTGAACAGCAACCTGGCCCGGCTAGTTCAGAGGTCCTCG GTTCTGCTGGGTTTGCTTTCTGGACCAGAGCGGCCATTCACCCCCCGGACTGGGAGCAGCGGTGCCCAGGAGCCGTCCAACATCCTGCCCCTGGCGAGCAGCCAGTTTCG GTTTGGTCTGCTGCCTCTGAGTATGACGACGTCACGAAAAGCCAAGTCCATCACCCGGGGAGCAGATGTCACCCGGCCCCTG CTGCTCTGA
- the cog1 gene encoding conserved oligomeric Golgi complex subunit 1 isoform X2 → MAVVPAAQSLRVSEIRDPAALFERYNTEEIRAIERKVRGEIEQKKEELRQMVGERYRDLIDAADTIGEMRQCSESVVLSIQDMYRYCSKLKQGKSHAAADSKPEMTQRQSQEKFFCMAAQIKLLLEIPEHIWSSMESSQYLRATQLYLLCCHLHGHLHLEAGGPHYSPVLARFPILVRQVAAAGHFRSTILLESKSLLRGRAVSDQAIADALASTMLLEGSSPRQVLADFLLARKASIQQLLNQPQHGAGIKTQVCSLVELLVTTLYQAYAVFYLPPEGSPQDPCLSCGLLFSTLEGATSSKPAGGRNRVLQEDMAPGGWFRYLPPSVTEFQPALRSLAQPIQREQLRDSLQQWIDTCKEDIRQAVGSLLVYVKSLKALASIRDAVWDLLASDSVSQNWAAVCQRLLGRPLAFWEDFLQQLFLQRLQALTQEALDGISASCRQLLSTSLQELGMGAVPGDSSRVALFEGDVASFLWSESPGDLPNDAAWVSASVRGAPAPGHPGGLAMKTRAVTPRVQAFCASMDARLRVQLDDLQHYLPLESDGAPPPSAGLGRFADAGVVEETLRLRCLHCMREVLALIRSELDSTRGRGGLPAAPPVLFMARLGQSMAELCPNLQRCILGNEGAAGGGGSSAGRAPPRQGKKLGKAGSKVADVSPAQTAWAGLKEELLSCSMEAYRVWSSALSKVLVQRFASQLHAESPGSILESSTTWEELEIQEEAESGSSVTSKIRLPVQPSWHVQSLLFHLCLEVNRVGGHALPPVTLQELQRGCLDQVLSEYEKLVKEAQNKDSASSVTQNRALQLLFDLRHLSATLGTRPDDGKVARPTQDPRIQDVCDSLESFIDPFDLDVFTVPLNSNLARLVQRSSVLLGLLSGPERPFTPRTGSSGAQEPSNILPLASSQFRFGLLPLSMTTSRKAKSITRGADVTRPLFLCSGPDAPC, encoded by the exons ATGGCGGTGGTACCAGCAGCGCAGTCCCTCCGGGTGTCTGAAATCCGGGACCCGGCCGCCTTGTTCGAGCGCTACAACACGGAGGAGATCCGAGCCATAGAGCGCAAAGTCCGTGGGGAGATCGAGCAGAAGAAAGAAGAGCTGCGGCAGATGGTGGGCGAGCGGTACCGGGACCTGATCGACGCCGCGGACACCATCGGCGAGATGCGCCAGTGCTCGGAGAGCGTGGTCCTGTCCATCCAGGACATGTACCGCTACTGCAGTAAGCTCAAGCAGGGGAAGAGCCACGCTGCGGCCGACAGCAAGCCGGAG ATGACCCAGCGGCAGTCACAGGAGAAGTTCTTCTGCATGGCGGCGCAGATCAAGCTGCTGCTGGAAATCCCAGAGCACATCTGGAGCTCCATGGAGTCGTCGCAGTACCTGCGGGCCACGCAGCTCTACCTGCTCTGCTGCCACCTGCACGGGCATCTCCACCTGGAGGCCGGAGGGCCACATTACAGTCCCGTGCTCGCCCGCTTCCCCATCCTCGTGCGCCAGGTCGCTGCTGCCGGCCACTTCAG GTCTACCATCTTGCTGGAGAGTAAATCCCTGCTGCGTGGCCGGGCCGTGTCTGACCAGGCGATCGCCGACGCGCTGGCGTCCACCATGCTGCTGGAGGGCAGCTCGCCGCGGCAGGTGCTGGCTGATTTCCTCCTGGCCAGGAAGGCGTCCATACAGCAGCTTCTGAACCAGCCGCAGCACG GGGCGGGCATTAAGACCCAGGTGTGCTCTCTGGTGGAGCTCCTGGTCACCACGCTGTACCAGGCGTACGCCGTCTTCTACCTGCCGCCCGAGGGGTCGCCACAGGATCCGTGTCTGAGCTGCGGCCTGCTGTTTTCCACCCTAGAGGGCGCCACCTCCTCCAAGCCGGCAG GTGGTAGGAACAGGGTACTGCAGGAGGACATGGCCCCGGGGGGTTGGTTCCGGTATCTTCCACCCTCTGTTACGGAGTTCCAGCCTGCCCTGCGCTCACTGGCCCAGCCGATCCAAAGGGAACAGCTCCGCGATTCGCTACAGCAGTGGATCGACAC GTGTAAGGAGGACATCCGCCAGGCCGTTGGCAGCCTGCTGGTCTACGTGAAGAGCCTGAAGGCGCTGGCGTCCATCCGCGACGCCGTCTGGGACCTGCTGGCCAGCGACTCCGTCAGCCAGAACTGGGCCGCCGTCTGTCAGAGGCTGCTGGGGCGCCCCCTAGCCTTCTGGGAGGACTTCCTGCAGCAGCTCTTCCTCCAGAGACTCCAG GCACTCACGCAGGAGGCCTTGGATGGGATCTCCGCCAGCTGTAGGCAGCTCCTGTCTACGTCACTGCAGGAGCTGGGGATGGGTGCAGTTCCTGGAGATTCCAGCAGGGTGGCGCTGTTCGAGGGCGACGTCGCCTCCTTCCTGTGGTCAGAGTCGCCGGGCGACCTGCCGAACGACGCAGCGTGGGTAAGCGCCTCTGTGCGGGGGGCGCCGGCCCCGGGGCACCCTGGCGGACTGGCCATGAAGACGCGCGCCGTGACCCCCCGCGTTCAGGCCTTCTGTGCCAGCATGGATGCTCGCCTGCGGGTCCAGCTGGACGACCTGCAGCACTACCTCCCCTTGGAGTCCGACGGGGCCCCGCCCCCCTCGGCTGGGCTGGGACGCTTCGCTGACGCTGGGGTGGTCGAGGAGACCCTGAGGCTTCGCTGCCTGCACTGCATGCGTGAGGTTCTGGCGCTGATCCGCTCCGAACTGGACAGCACGCGGGGGCGCGGTGGGCTGCCGGCCGCCCCGCCCGTCCTCTTCATGGCCAGGCTGGGCCAGTCCATGGCCGAACTCTGCCCTAATCTGCagaggtgcattctgggaaatgagGGAGCCGCAGGCGGCGGGGGGAGCTCTGCAGGCAGGGCCCCCCCCCGGCAGGGCAAGAAGCTGGGCAAGGCCGGCTCCAAGGTGGCAGACGTGAGTCCCGCCCAGACGGCGTGGGCCGGCCTGAAGGAGGAGCTCCTGTCCTGTAGTATGGAAGCCTACCGGGTCTGGAGCTCCGCCCTCTCCAAG GTGCTGGTGCAGCGATTCGCCTCCCAGCTGCACGCCGAGTCTCCCGGCTCCATCCTGGAGAGCAGCACGACCTGGGAGGAGCTGGAGATCCAGGAGGAGGCCGAGTCCGGGAGCAGCGTCACCTCCAAGATCCGGCTGCCTGTCCAG CCCTCCTGGCACGTCCAGTCCCTGCTCTTCCACCTGTGCCTGGAGGTAAACCGGGTGGGCGGCCACGCTCTGCCGCCGGTCACCTTGCAGGAGTTGCAGCGCGGCTGCTTGGATCAGGTGCTCAGCGAGTACGAGAAACTCGTCAAGGAGGCCCAGAACaag GACTCTGCCTCCTCCGTGACACAGAACCGGGCCCTGCAGCTGCTCTTCGACCTGCGGCACCTCAGCGCCACCCTCGGTACCCGGCCGGACGACGGCAAGGTGGCGCGCCCGACGCAGGACCCCAg GATCCAGGATGTGTGTGACTCCCTGGAGAGCTTCATCGACCCCTTTGACCTCGACGTGTTCACGGTGCCCCTGAACAGCAACCTGGCCCGGCTAGTTCAGAGGTCCTCG GTTCTGCTGGGTTTGCTTTCTGGACCAGAGCGGCCATTCACCCCCCGGACTGGGAGCAGCGGTGCCCAGGAGCCGTCCAACATCCTGCCCCTGGCGAGCAGCCAGTTTCG GTTTGGTCTGCTGCCTCTGAGTATGACGACGTCACGAAAAGCCAAGTCCATCACCCGGGGAGCAGATGTCACCCGGCCCCTG TTTTTGTGCTCCGGACCGGATGCGCCTTGTTAA